TGAGTTTCTTtagaaacctaaaaaaatattgatcaaCAATCTGATGTGTAGCGATGGGACTGGACAGTGGAACCCAGTAGAACTGGGTTGTACTGGGTCCTGCAGGCCgtcagaaccggaccggaccaggGAGGAAGCAGAACGTACTCAGGGTGGCCAGCATGTTGCTGACGGATCTCAGCGTTTCCTGAACGGCGTCTTTGCTCTGCTTGGCGTTGGCGAGCGCCGCGGTCGCTCCGGCAACCGCctgcaaaaaaaacacctgtTACTCCATCCGCTCCACcttctgctccacctgctgatCGCTCCTGGTCGCCGTGGTTACCTCCTCCGCTCCAGCAGCCAGCCCCTTCACCTCCTTCAGCCCGTCCTTCAGCCCGGCGGCCGTCTGCTCCGCTCCGGCCTTCAGGTTCTTGGCCTCCTGGTTCAGTTTGTCGGCTTCGCTCACCAAACCGTCAGCATTCGGCAGCGACCCGGCCGTGTTCTGacggacagaaccagaacctcacaTTACAGAAACCCAGAGGAGAAAATGTCTCCCAGGAAAACAAAAGTCCTGAGATTCTCTGCAGGCGTCGTGGAAAACTTCAGGCTGACAGAGACGAGAGTTTCAGAACAATAAGACAAATGATCCTCTGAtggaaatattaataaactgtTTGTTGAAACGTTTGATCCGTTTGGTTTAGCCGTCTGGAGGTGAAGCATTCGGGCCGACCTCCTGAACCAGACGGAGCTTCAGGTTGAGTTTGTTCccagaaacaaaaagtttataattcatagaaaataatgtaattctataattttacatataaaaGACAATCTGTAAAATGTTCCAGTGTCAGGCAGAGTTACTGAACCAAAGCAAAATCCAAGACCaagttgaactttgaccttccTGGTCGTTTGGTCAGAGGtttaaaaatccaacaaatatgaacttttcatttaaagctgtttaaaagttttcattgtCAGTAATAGtaaatagtttttgtctttttaaagttctaatttctgcacattttgcattttcctGTCTTTGCTTGGATTTTCtgtagatttgctgctgttgcactgAAATGTCCAAACTGAGGAGATTAAAGGATATTTTTACTCTATatgacaaaaacacagtttatgGTCACAGGGCCTAGTCCAAGTTATTAGGCAAATTGTATatattattatcaaatatttgttgttttacctATATAATGTTCTTGTCTTGTatacctttattgttttatcttagcctaaaaatgtttctttcctcCAGAAGGCCTCTCTGAAGAACAGCAGTGACGACCGGGTCCAACCCGGTCCAACCGGGTTTATCGCTCAGCAGAAGCCTGACCTGTTGATAAAACTGTCGCAGTGAAGAGATACAACTTGCTCTGTTTTATCCTGAGTCTGAAACAGAATaatctagtgtgtagataacatGTGTTTGTTAGTATTTGACATTTGCGCTGCAACTCTGTGATGAAGAGTTTTCCCCAGCGCTCTGTGTGACAGGGATCCTGgaagcaataaaaatgtgttttcagaccGATAGAGACCTGAAACTGGAAGTACAAAGTAATCTAACTCTCTGGTCTTTAATTTGTGTCAATAGATgtttaaacacaagaaaagctTCAAATTTCATGTGAAGATTTTATTGACTGACAGGAAATAGTAAGCAGGAGTTATGATGGGCCTAGTGTAGCTTTAGCTTAGTGTAGCTTTAGCCTAGCGTAGCTTTAGCTTAGCATAGCTTTAGCTTAGTGTAGCTTTAGCCTAGCGTAGCTTAAACTGttctcagattatttttttggtcaatAGTCACAACATTTGATTTGCtgtcagaaaacaataaaaactataaaaaccaTCCAGAGAAAAGCAGTCAGGTTGTGAATCCTGAACCAGACTGCAGCTGCTCCTCAGCCTGTAGGGGGCGCTCAACCTCAGTTCATGCTAGGTATTGCTTAgctttgaaatgtaatttcagttttcaacagttttattgGCCTCCATTAAAATCTAACGGCTGTTTTTACCTGGAGGTTTTTGGCCAAGCCGTCCAGCGCGTTGATGTTTCCCATCGCCTCGTCGTGATCTTTGGACGCCGCGTCCAGAACCGACTGGGTCTGGACGTTTTTACCCACAGCTTCCTGGATGGTGCTGCTGATGTTCGGAAGACGCTTGACGGCTTCATCAGCTCCAGATTTACTGTCGCCGATCTGCTGGTCGAAACCTGGAGACGCAAAGAGACGATGAGGGAAAGACCGAGATCTACTGGGGAGGAGAACcaactggttctgtctggttctgactggttctgactggttctgtctggttctgtctggttctgactggttctgtctggttctgactggttctgtctggttctgactggttctgtctggttctgactggttctgactggttctgactggtcctgactggttctgactggttctgtctggttctgactggttctgtctggtcctgactggtcctgtctggtcctgactggttctgactggttctgactggttctgactggttctgtctggtcctgactggtcctgtctggtcctgactggttctgactggttctgactggttctgactggttctgactggttctgtctggttctgactggtcctgtctggtcctgactggttctgactggttctgactggttctgtctggttctgactggttctgactggttctgactggttctgtctggttctgactggttctgactggttctgtctggttctgactggttctgactggttctgactggttctgtctggttctgactggttctgactggttctgtctggttctgactggttctgactggttctgactggttctgactggttctgtctggtcctgactggttctgactggttctgtctggttctgactggttctgactggttctgactggttctgtctggttctgtctggttctgactggttctaacAGGTAGTAAATCAGCTCCCTGGTACCAGATGGAGCCCGGTTCTGGTGAGCTCCACCACCATAAGCGTTGGGACTGTTTGTAGAAGCAGGCCCCACGGCGCCCCCTGTTGGTGGCGGGTGTCAGTACCTCTCAGGGTGTTCAGGGTGTCGTCCAGGTCGTTGTTGGTACCGGCGCCTTGCAGAGCTTTCTCGGTTTCCGCTTTAGCGGCGCCGACCCGGTCCAGCAGCTTGTTGAACTCCTGCAGACAAACGTCCAGCTGATCAGAGGAGCTTCTTGTTCCGGTCCAACTTCTGGTTCCTGTCATCATAACTGAAATATTAAGTTCCCTCTGCTGGATTCTGATTGGTCGGTACCTGCTGGGCGGTTTGGCCCTGATCCAGCAGCTCCTTGGCGCCGGTCCGGTCTTTCTCCGCAGCGCCCAGCAGATCGTCCACGGCGGAGATGTTCTTCTGCGCCTCCTTCAAGGCGTCCAGCCTGGTTACCATGGCGTCCACAGCATCCTGAGCATCACCACACACCTCTGGCTCAGAGACCTTCAGTAGccgctaatgctaatgctaatgctaatgcagCAGCTCCTACCTTCATGGACGGTGGGAGGTTCTTCTCCAGCCTGGAAATGTCTTTCAGCATGCCGTCGGCCATCTTGCTCTCCTGTTTGGCGTCTTCGCTCAGACTTCCTGCTCGCTTCTCCAAACTCGTCACATCTGCTGAGGTTTTATCGTATCTGGATGCAAGCAGGAGAAAATGACACGGTTTTTATCCAGATCCTTCAAAACAGCCAGAAACTCAGATTCTACTGCAGTTCTCCTCAGAAAGTTTCAGTTTCTCTAACCTGAGCagaactttccacaaactctcAGAAGACCATCAGCATTAGAGAAAATTCATGTTCAGTAAGAGCAGCTGAATATAAAATCTAACATACAGATACAATTTATCAGTAAACCaatgaaaagagaaattatATTCCTTAAAAATGAGTGTAAGGGAAAAGGAGCAGCAGATCGTTTCTCTGataatcattttaatctgttgggatcagaaacattttcactgcaggACAGTTTGGACTGAAGGTTCAGCTTTCTTcatgttctgtttggtttttggcTCTAAACCTCATGAAGTTCAGGATGAAGGTCAGCGGTGATCCACTGGATCAGGGTGGGATCTGAGGATCTACTCACAGATCCTGCAGATCTCCGATCAGCTCCTGGACTTTGTTCTCCTTGTTCATCAGAGTCCGGATCAGATCCAGACTCTGCTTGGAGTCGCTCAGAGCCTGGTTGGCCGCCTGCTCCACAGAGTCCGCCGTCGCTTTGTGTCTGGGAGGCGAACcagaaatgatgatgatgatgatgatgatgatgattattattattattattaacagaTTCAGATCTTACTCATTGGCCAGGCCTGTCGCCTGCTGCACCAGAGAGGACAGCGAGCCTGAAGTCAGTGGATCATCGCGGACAGGAAGATCCTAACAGGAAACACAGCAAAGCatcaggaaacaggaaacaggaaacatgttCTTCAGTTTCTCATTAACTAAATTACAATCTGATCAGGAGAAACTCTGAAGGTTGTCATGCTGGTCAGCAGGTCTTACCACGGACTGGATCTTGGTTTTTGCCTCCGCCAGAAGGTTTTTCATGGCAGCGATCAGagtctccacctcctccaccttgGACTTGAAGGTCCGCTGCTGCTGGCCGATGTGTTTGAGCGTCTCTGAGATGTTCTGGATCTTCTGTTCTTCAGTGAACTGACGGCCGCTGATGGACGACAGGCGAGTCTGCAGCATCTTCTCCTGATCTGTTACGAAAAGGTTTCATTTTATCAACAACTAAACTGACATATTCAGCTGCAGTACCTTGAATCTCCACTAGAGGCCACTGAAACCAAAACAGCTCAATAAGGTCCAGTTTGGAAATATGAACCCGTTTCCTGTTATgatgttttattcacattttttataaatttggtGCGTTTGGGAAAAGATTTCACTtaggaaaaaaactaacttttacatattaattttgttcaagaaaaaaaatggatttagaaagaaaaataaaaaatgttgattattcACACAGATCAAATTTAAAGTCTAAGATTGTTtagtaattgttttaaaataataataaatctggaCTGTTTTATGTCAGGAAACATGAGGAGATTCTCCGACCCGTCAGCTGCTCGGCGTTCTGCTGCAGGTCCTTCATCAGATCCTCCATCGCTCTCAGAGCCGCCTCCATCTCAGCCCGGTTGGTCGGAACCCGACCCGACCCAGACAGCAGGATCTCCAGCTCCTTCAGTCTGACGGAGTAAAGCTCCATCTGAGGCAGAGAAACATTcaacctgcagctgaaacacGGAAACCTCTGGAGCATTTAGGCAAAAATCTGGatagaaaagtaaaactgagacaaatatttggaaaatttggatttaaatggagagaaaaagaaattttaaaataaaattttaaaatggttatattaaataaagcagGATCAGAGtaaaacagtttgttgttttcagataaGAAGCCGTAAAATATAatcaggaagaagaaaaaattcaGTCACAGCTGAAGATATGTTACAATAAATGATTATTGATCATAACTGCTGGATCAATTCAAAACCTTTCAGGTTTagactgaaataaatgcaacattttaactaaaatattgtttttgcagaaactttttcttccagaatcattagaagataaaatgtttgattcaagCCTTTGGTTTAGTTTGAAACCTGCATTAGTTTAGGAATCTTTCTGCAGCTtccagccagcagggggcgctgcgcCTTCAACATGAGCTTTAGAAACcccagaaccagccttcttctACCTTCTTCCTGATGGGGCTGAAGCAGGTGGGGCAGTTGGGCCGGTCACACCTCGGACCCTGGAAGCCCGCTCGGCACCGGCACCGTCCGGCCGCGTCGCACTGGCCGTCCTCTGAGCCCAGGATGTCacagctgcaggctgcagggGGAAACGTTCCTCAGATTAGAGCTGATCCTTACTGGTTTCGTCCTGCAGGGGAACCTGGACTCTGTCCTCACGTTTGCAGGCGCTGGTGGACGGGTTCCGGTAGAACCCGGCCAGGCAGCTCTCACAGAACCGACCGGTCGTGTTGTTCAGACACTTCAGGCATTCTCCGCTGTTGCGGTCGCAGCTTCCCGCCATGCTGACGTCAATGTGACCGTTGCAGCTGCAGGGTCTGCAGGGTCGCTGTGCGCCTCGCAGACCTGCGGGGTCGCCATAGAAACCCTCCCGACAGGTGTCGCAGTAAAACCCTGAggagaaaccaaacatttacatCCTGACATCTCACACTGAGTGTTGGGTTCATTCTGGACTCACCGAAGGTTCCCTGCGGACAGCGGAGGCACTGAGGCTCCAGAGCTCCGGCCTCCAGAAAGCAGGACGACCTCTCCGGACAGGGGCAGCGCTCACAGGCCCCCTGCTGCCGCGGGTCTCTGTAGAACCCCTCGGAGCAGCTCCGCTCGCCGGACGTCTCGTCTGCGGAGTAACAGTCTCCGGTCTGGGGGTCGCAGCTGCCGCCCCTGCAGCTGCACGGCTCGCAGGCGCTGAAGGCCCCGGATGACGGCGCCCGGCGCCTGAACCCGGCCGCGCAGCGCTCACAGAAGTCGCCCTCGTATCCCGGTGGACATGTGCAGGTCCGGACCCAGCCGGCCGCCACGCCGTCGCCACGCCGAGCCGAAACCAGGTTCACGTTGTCAAGGTAACCGCGTCCTGAAGGAAAGGGACCAATCAGTGAGCAAACCACAGAAAACCTGGTTCTGATTTCCATGTGGTTTAAAGTTTCTGGTTCTTCTCCTGCTACTTTAAATAGACCATTCCTGATGTTGATCAAAGCAACAGGTGGTCTGTGACGGTCTGtctgttttacagtgaaatcaGGTCTAATTGTAACTTTGGACAAAAGAAACGTAAATAAAAGAGTCATCAGCATATGGAATGATTCTAacttttctctcatttaaacagaaatgacGATTAAAACAGATCATTGTTGGACAtcaatatgatttaaaatatgaacttcTAGTGAACAGTGGTGAGTTTATGtccttttttaaattgcaaagagtttaattaattaatgggATTCATCTGGATACTGAAACTGAAGAATCTAATCGCTGCTGCTCATCGGAGCGACATGAAACCCCTGAACAGAGTGGAGAACCGTCTCACCATCTTTTCCAAACGTGGCCCGGATCTTTATGGCCGTCAGGTTCTGGAGAAGCTTCTGGAACTCGAATGAGGAAAGTTGAGGTTTCCACATGCTGAGCTTCTCATCCAGCCTGTTGGAAAACAGGAAACCAAGTTTTAAAGAAATCGTTGATGAGATGCTCTGGTCACCATTCAGATTAAACCTGCAGACGGAACCGTCCTGCAGACGGAACGAACCGTCCTGCAGACACCGGGTTTCAGTCTGACGTTTCCTCCAGACTCATATTCGTCTTTATACGATGGAGGAAACCTGATGCTTCCAGCTGCTAAAGTTCTCAGGAATGTTTCACTTCCTCAGGAAGCTAATGAGGCGTTAAACACACCTGAAGGATCAGAGTGATGTCATTTCCTGACCTGAAGGTGTAGTTGAGCTTCTTCCCACAAGGGACAACGGCCCTCAGGTCCCCCAGCGCCGCCGCCACCGTCAGGCCGCCGCCCTCCAGGACGACGTCGCTGGTGGACGGGTGGCGAACGCCGCTGTCCAAACGCAGCGAGAAGGACAGGTTCTGGCCGTAACTCAGCAGTTTGTTCCCCAGGTAAACGTCTGCAAGACGGGAGACGACGGGTCAGAGGAGACGGGAGGAAACGCTGACGGACGCAAGGGGGCGGAGCTTGTCTCACCTGGTGCGTACAGGTAAGTGGGCAGGCTTTGCTTGGACACTACCTCCAGGTCCTGGTGTCTGGGCGACCAGCGGAACAGAACGTCCTGAGGAGTCGTACGCTGGGCCGTCGCCGCCGTCCAGCCGTCCGGACCTGAAACCCGGCAGGTTGTTTTAGCTGGAACAGaaccacctgaacagaaccacctgaacagaaccacCTAATCAACCCGGAACCGGCTTCTGTTCCTGTTACCTGAGCTGAAGGTGGAGGAGACGCTGTGGATGGAGAAACCAGGCCGAGCAGAACAACGATCACTGTGTCCGTAACAGAAACACGGCAGAGTCAAACTCCCAGAATCCTCTCTTTCCTGGCGCCTGGAAAACAACCAGCAGGAAGTTTGAGAGAAACAGGAACTGAGAGAAACACCTGGAGAAAAACTGCGACTGACCAGGAAACAATGAACCAAAAACCTGCTGAACGTCTGgatgcaaaatgtaataaaacttttactGAAATGATTCCTCAGTCCATTTCTACAACATTTCCctgttgcatatttttctgtcttactgtttattattcaaatataaactttaagaaagttaatctatttattaaaagaatCTAAAAACTTCTAATTTTACATCAGAAGATTTACaacaaaactgaaggaaaaacattaattagttttttagGCTTCTGTTATTGATGcttctggtttttctttttctatcatGACTTTGAGTTTTAgagcattaaaatattttaagttatgaAATCTGCATTATCTGGCTGAATCTGATCTGAAACAAGAaatatttgacttgtttttgttctgatgaaagtaaaaatctgagaaatcCAAAGGAACTCTGAAGACGAGATGATTTAAATCTTCGTTAGATGATGACGTCACCTCCTGCTGCAGCCGTCCGCTCCCACCGGGCCGTCGGGGCAAAGGTCACATTTGTCTCCAGAGACGCCTTCCTTACagctgcagcgccccctgctgtcaCACGTGTTGCTAACTgaacctgcagagagaaaacgCGCTCAGACGTTTCCTGACTGGATGACGTCACGCGGACAGGTGCGTCCTCACCTGTGGGGTTGCAGTTGCAGGGCGTGCAGCTCAGCcgcgccccctgctggtagaATCCGTCCTTGCAGCGCTCGCAGCGTCGACCCTCGGTGTTTCCCTGACAGTCCAGGCAGCGCAGACCCCAGGCGTCCTGCAGGCAGCGCCACGCCCGGCCGCTGCACTCGCAGCGGGAGTCTGCTGCAGGACGACACAAGAGGAACGGAGCTTCatcagaggaaagaaaacatcttcTTGCTCTGAACATGATCATGAGCTTCTTCACTTAAATGGACgcgatttaaatttaaacatttctgaaatattttcacttccAGGCCAGGAATTGATGTTGTTGTACAAACTTGATTTGTGGTTTTTCCCACAGAAGTTTGGTCTCCTGAACGCATCATTCTGTCCAGCTTCAGTTaaaatttgacttattttgaTAAAACTGACCTGCTGGAGTGAAACCAGTAAAACTTTTATAACCTTTATGGATGCAAAAGCAAGAAGCGCCTcttgatgactttgtgtttctgcgtTTGATTcgatgtaaaatattttgaaaggcCTTGCTGATGAAATGTCCtattcaaatcaaatttgattagattttttttattgtctgctTCATCGGTTTCAGTTTTTGCACAATAACCAAGATTTCTGTTTCtctaaagatgaaaatgttctgataAATCAGGATTATAGAACCAGcaggttgacctctgaccccttttcttcatgttgaaggtttattttatttcaccatcCAGAACCGACTAAATcctaaacaataaaatggatCATTATCAATACAATCTATTTAATTATGATTTATGTTCAATAGGAAGCAGCAGGATGACGAACTGGACCTTTAATCTGGAACCCTGAGAACTTTTGATCCTGGAAAACATTTGGGTTCAGAACAAACATTTGGCTGGTTCTGATGAACGAATGAGGTTCTGACTCATTCATTCATCAGAGGCGTCAGGTGAaggtgtgtctgtctgtctgaggTCAGTCTGTGACTCAGCCGACCGAACGGATCAGAACCGCCGCCTGACAGCAGAAAGAGTCCAGAGGACACGAGCTGAGAAACTTTATGACCGACGGTTTCTGGTTTCACCTGCTGAGGGAAAACGGAACGACGGCAACGAGGCAACGGAGCAACACACCAAAGGGGTGACGGGGCAACGGAGCAACATAGCATAACAAACATCTAGATCatatattttctgagttttttcttctgttttgactttttcttgttGACACGGTCGgttctggaggaaactggaTCCACATGCAGACCGGTGACCCAGAACGACCTTCAGGAGGTCAACATGGCGTCGTTACGCATCAAACACAGGAAGctcagaagtattcatacccctgctcacattttaatttgtccatCAAGGTGATATTAATGTTAGAGTGTCCTAGTCCAAGTCTTGACCTGGACCTGATCAATAATCTGAggagggagctaaagattagggtgatggtaaaGAGTTCATTCCTGAAGATAAATCATCAAATCCCAGcagaaacagaatatttttattattagaggagaaagaaaatgattattaatttgttttcaaaggtCAATAAAACCGATCAATTAAAAACCGATAATTATTAAATTGATCTTGTGTTCTGATCTTTAGCAGATCAGAAATTCCGtttatctcattaaaataaagaaagctcGTCGT
This is a stretch of genomic DNA from Gambusia affinis linkage group LG12, SWU_Gaff_1.0, whole genome shotgun sequence. It encodes these proteins:
- the lamc2 gene encoding laminin subunit gamma-2 isoform X1, which gives rise to MESCWVSLCVVLAALGSVQTTYTSYSDSRCECSGRAWRCLQDAWGLRCLDCQGNTEGRRCERCKDGFYQQGARLSCTPCNCNPTGSVSNTCDSRGRCSCKEGVSGDKCDLCPDGPVGADGCSRRRQEREDSGSLTLPCFCYGHSDRCSARPGFSIHSVSSTFSSGPDGWTAATAQRTTPQDVLFRWSPRHQDLEVVSKQSLPTYLYAPDVYLGNKLLSYGQNLSFSLRLDSGVRHPSTSDVVLEGGGLTVAAALGDLRAVVPCGKKLNYTFRLDEKLSMWKPQLSSFEFQKLLQNLTAIKIRATFGKDGRGYLDNVNLVSARRGDGVAAGWVRTCTCPPGYEGDFCERCAAGFRRRAPSSGAFSACEPCSCRGGSCDPQTGDCYSADETSGERSCSEGFYRDPRQQGACERCPCPERSSCFLEAGALEPQCLRCPQGTFGFYCDTCREGFYGDPAGLRGAQRPCRPCSCNGHIDVSMAGSCDRNSGECLKCLNNTTGRFCESCLAGFYRNPSTSACKPCSCDILGSEDGQCDAAGRCRCRAGFQGPRCDRPNCPTCFSPIRKKMELYSVRLKELEILLSGSGRVPTNRAEMEAALRAMEDLMKDLQQNAEQLTDQEKMLQTRLSSISGRQFTEEQKIQNISETLKHIGQQQRTFKSKVEEVETLIAAMKNLLAEAKTKIQSVDLPVRDDPLTSGSLSSLVQQATGLANEHKATADSVEQAANQALSDSKQSLDLIRTLMNKENKVQELIGDLQDLYDKTSADVTSLEKRAGSLSEDAKQESKMADGMLKDISRLEKNLPPSMKDAVDAMVTRLDALKEAQKNISAVDDLLGAAEKDRTGAKELLDQGQTAQQEFNKLLDRVGAAKAETEKALQGAGTNNDLDDTLNTLRGFDQQIGDSKSGADEAVKRLPNISSTIQEAVGKNVQTQSVLDAASKDHDEAMGNINALDGLAKNLQNTAGSLPNADGLVSEADKLNQEAKNLKAGAEQTAAGLKDGLKEVKGLAAGAEEAVAGATAALANAKQSKDAVQETLRSVSNMLATLNSGDVVDEEQLMKLEAALVRAEEEVQQLLRPRLEKVEDQEEAHRRRLAAINTDIDGILRDIANLEDIRNSIPAGCYNTPPIEEP
- the lamc2 gene encoding laminin subunit gamma-2 isoform X2; its protein translation is MESCWVSLCVVLAALGSVQTTYTSYYSRCECSGRAWRCLQDAWGLRCLDCQGNTEGRRCERCKDGFYQQGARLSCTPCNCNPTGSVSNTCDSRGRCSCKEGVSGDKCDLCPDGPVGADGCSRRRQEREDSGSLTLPCFCYGHSDRCSARPGFSIHSVSSTFSSGPDGWTAATAQRTTPQDVLFRWSPRHQDLEVVSKQSLPTYLYAPDVYLGNKLLSYGQNLSFSLRLDSGVRHPSTSDVVLEGGGLTVAAALGDLRAVVPCGKKLNYTFRLDEKLSMWKPQLSSFEFQKLLQNLTAIKIRATFGKDGRGYLDNVNLVSARRGDGVAAGWVRTCTCPPGYEGDFCERCAAGFRRRAPSSGAFSACEPCSCRGGSCDPQTGDCYSADETSGERSCSEGFYRDPRQQGACERCPCPERSSCFLEAGALEPQCLRCPQGTFGFYCDTCREGFYGDPAGLRGAQRPCRPCSCNGHIDVSMAGSCDRNSGECLKCLNNTTGRFCESCLAGFYRNPSTSACKPCSCDILGSEDGQCDAAGRCRCRAGFQGPRCDRPNCPTCFSPIRKKMELYSVRLKELEILLSGSGRVPTNRAEMEAALRAMEDLMKDLQQNAEQLTDQEKMLQTRLSSISGRQFTEEQKIQNISETLKHIGQQQRTFKSKVEEVETLIAAMKNLLAEAKTKIQSVDLPVRDDPLTSGSLSSLVQQATGLANEHKATADSVEQAANQALSDSKQSLDLIRTLMNKENKVQELIGDLQDLYDKTSADVTSLEKRAGSLSEDAKQESKMADGMLKDISRLEKNLPPSMKDAVDAMVTRLDALKEAQKNISAVDDLLGAAEKDRTGAKELLDQGQTAQQEFNKLLDRVGAAKAETEKALQGAGTNNDLDDTLNTLRGFDQQIGDSKSGADEAVKRLPNISSTIQEAVGKNVQTQSVLDAASKDHDEAMGNINALDGLAKNLQNTAGSLPNADGLVSEADKLNQEAKNLKAGAEQTAAGLKDGLKEVKGLAAGAEEAVAGATAALANAKQSKDAVQETLRSVSNMLATLNSGDVVDEEQLMKLEAALVRAEEEVQQLLRPRLEKVEDQEEAHRRRLAAINTDIDGILRDIANLEDIRNSIPAGCYNTPPIEEP